One genomic window of Sodaliphilus pleomorphus includes the following:
- the nusA gene encoding transcription termination factor NusA, which translates to MAAKKQEETVDMADRFAEFKELKNIDKTTMISVLEESFRSVLAKMFGTDENFDVIMNPDKGDCEIYQNLEIVNDGEVENPNRQIGLTDARNDKDNPDPDCEVGEDHTRKIDFASFGRRAILNLRQTLASKILDLQKDAVYTKFKDMEGELVSGEVYQVWKREVLLLDDDKNELLLPKDQQIPTDIYRKGETVRAVIYNVDNKNNNPKITVSRTSENFLRRLFELEVPEIHDGLIVIRAVARIPGERAKIAVESYDDRIDPVGACVGVKGARIHGIVRELRNENIDVINYTSNPQLFIQRALSPAKISSIRLDEEGKHAEVFLHPDEVSLAIGKGGLNIKLASMLTGYQIDVYRDLESEGEEDIYLDEFKDEIDDWVIEALKNMGCATAKAVLRTPRQELIDKADLEEGTVDNVLAVLKAEFED; encoded by the coding sequence ATGGCTGCAAAGAAACAAGAAGAAACTGTCGACATGGCCGACAGATTTGCCGAATTCAAGGAACTCAAGAATATCGACAAGACCACGATGATAAGCGTCCTGGAGGAATCGTTTCGCAGCGTGCTGGCCAAGATGTTCGGCACCGACGAGAATTTCGACGTCATCATGAACCCCGACAAGGGCGACTGCGAGATTTACCAGAACCTCGAGATCGTGAACGACGGCGAGGTTGAGAACCCCAACAGGCAGATAGGCCTCACCGACGCCCGCAACGACAAGGACAACCCCGACCCCGACTGCGAGGTGGGCGAGGACCACACGCGCAAGATCGACTTTGCCTCATTTGGCCGCCGCGCCATTCTGAACCTGCGCCAGACGCTGGCCAGCAAGATCCTCGACCTGCAGAAGGATGCCGTCTACACCAAGTTCAAGGACATGGAGGGCGAGCTCGTGAGCGGCGAGGTCTACCAGGTGTGGAAGCGCGAGGTGCTGCTGCTCGACGACGACAAAAACGAGCTGCTGCTGCCCAAAGACCAGCAGATACCCACCGACATCTACCGCAAGGGCGAGACCGTGCGCGCCGTGATCTACAACGTCGACAACAAGAACAACAACCCCAAGATCACTGTTTCACGCACCAGCGAGAACTTCCTGCGCCGCCTCTTCGAGCTTGAGGTGCCCGAGATACACGACGGCCTGATCGTGATACGCGCCGTGGCCCGCATACCCGGCGAGCGTGCCAAGATTGCAGTCGAGAGCTACGACGACCGCATCGATCCCGTGGGCGCATGCGTGGGCGTGAAGGGCGCCCGCATACACGGCATCGTGCGCGAGTTGCGCAACGAGAACATCGACGTGATCAACTACACGAGCAACCCGCAGCTCTTCATACAGCGTGCCTTGAGCCCGGCCAAGATCTCGTCGATACGCCTCGACGAGGAAGGCAAGCACGCCGAGGTGTTTCTGCACCCCGACGAGGTGTCGCTGGCCATAGGCAAGGGCGGCCTCAACATCAAGCTGGCCTCGATGCTCACCGGCTACCAAATCGACGTGTACCGCGACCTCGAGTCGGAAGGCGAGGAAGACATCTATCTCGACGAGTTCAAGGACGAAATCGACGACTGGGTGATCGAGGCGTTGAAGAACATGGGCTGCGCCACGGCCAAGGCAGTGCTGCGCACGCCGCGCCAGGAGCTCATCGACAAGGCCGACCTCGAGGAAGGCACCGTCGACAACGTGCTTGCCGTGCTCAAGGCCGAATTTGAGGACTAG
- a CDS encoding M20/M25/M40 family metallo-hydrolase: MDAPISSSRSIDIELYRELLAVDSTSGKERDLALLLARRLPQGSSCQARLMEVGDGTLNLQLSWGTPRVYFCTHLDTVPPYIAPEFEPAPGGDIKVKGRGSCDAKGQIMAMYSACRELEREGLSGFALLLLAGEETGSHGAKAYARSQPGGEWVIVGEPTGNKMVAASKGTKAFDITITGQSCHSGYPEQGVSAIELFVDFVNQLRATRFPVDPVTGTTTYNLGRLASDNPQNVLSDKVRFRLYWRTTQASDALVTATVEGMAGERVHIEALGGDTPMSYATLEGFDTTIAAFGSDAPRLSNFKHRALCGPGSILVAHRPGECVMLSEIAQARDQYVRMFKQIIAAQ; the protein is encoded by the coding sequence ATGGACGCACCTATTAGTAGTAGTAGAAGTATCGATATTGAGTTGTACAGGGAGTTGCTGGCTGTTGACTCCACCTCGGGCAAAGAGCGCGACCTGGCCTTGCTGCTTGCGCGCCGGCTGCCACAGGGATCGTCGTGCCAGGCCAGGCTCATGGAGGTGGGCGACGGTACGCTCAACTTGCAGCTCTCGTGGGGCACCCCCCGTGTGTACTTCTGCACCCATCTCGACACTGTGCCTCCCTACATCGCGCCCGAGTTTGAACCTGCCCCAGGTGGCGACATCAAGGTGAAAGGTCGCGGCAGTTGCGATGCCAAGGGGCAAATCATGGCTATGTACTCGGCTTGCCGCGAGCTGGAGCGAGAGGGCCTCTCGGGTTTTGCGCTGCTGCTGCTCGCGGGCGAGGAGACCGGTTCGCACGGTGCCAAGGCCTATGCCCGGAGCCAGCCAGGCGGCGAGTGGGTGATTGTGGGCGAGCCCACCGGCAACAAGATGGTGGCCGCCAGCAAGGGCACCAAGGCCTTCGACATCACCATCACGGGCCAGAGCTGCCACTCGGGCTATCCCGAGCAGGGCGTGAGCGCCATCGAGCTCTTTGTCGACTTTGTCAACCAGCTGCGGGCCACGCGTTTCCCCGTCGATCCTGTGACGGGGACTACCACCTACAACCTGGGTCGCCTCGCGAGCGACAACCCACAAAACGTGCTGAGCGACAAGGTGCGCTTCAGGCTCTACTGGCGCACCACCCAGGCCAGCGACGCGCTTGTGACTGCCACTGTCGAGGGCATGGCCGGCGAGCGCGTGCACATCGAGGCACTGGGCGGCGACACCCCCATGAGCTATGCCACGCTCGAGGGCTTCGACACCACCATCGCGGCCTTTGGCAGCGATGCCCCGCGGCTCTCCAACTTCAAGCACCGCGCCCTGTGCGGCCCAGGCTCGATACTGGTGGCACACCGGCCGGGCGAGTGTGTGATGCTGAGCGAGATTGCCCAGGCCCGCGACCAGTATGTGCGCATGTTCAAGCAGATTATTGCTGCGCAATAG
- the mfd gene encoding transcription-repair coupling factor, protein MELKELCDIFNNKARVAAIKKMLAGTRNRVVSIDGLAGSASSMLLARMPRLGSPYLIVANDLDEAGYIYNDLCQINGEQQVLIFPSGYKRDIKYGQVDAPSAILRTEVLNQWYCNDELRCVVTYPEALAEKVASRQVIDNTTITLQVGATVDLTETSKRLREFGFQEVDYVYEPGQFSVRGSILDVYSYSNELPYRIDFFGDEIDSIRTFNVETQLSDSRIESVSLVNSNASDIDSGTSLLEYIQPETVLACRDVEWLRSRVKAISEETLSQNALVADEGDPEAMKKVVDVPRFLASLDSFRRIDLGYGESASKADARLRLHCSPQGIFHKNFDLISQSFNDFLGKGYKIMILSDSPKQIERLRAIFDDRNDHIQFTPVDKTLHEGFVDDDLKLCVFTDHQIFDRFHKYSLKSDRARSGKLALSLKELNSIEVGDYIVHEDHGIGKFGGLVRTKINGTMQEMIKLVYLNGDIIFVSIHALHKLSKYRGKEGAEPRLSKLGSGAWNKMKSRTKSKLKDIARDLIKLYAQRREQKGFAFSPDGYLQQELEASFIYEDTPDQLKATQAVKADMEKPRPMDRLVCGDVGFGKTEVAIRAAFKAAVDGKQTAVLVPTTVLAFQHFRTFGERLKDFPVTVDYLSRARKPKEVKQVLADLASGKIDIIIGTHKLIGKRVKFHDLGLLVVDEEQKFGVATKEKLKQLKTNVDTLTMSATPIPRTLQFSLMGARDLSAINTPPANRYPILTSVNTLDDDIVSEAINFELSRNGQIFFVNNRIEQLPTLENMIHRVVPDARVVVGHGQMPPEELEKRILAFSNHEYDVLLSTTIIESGIDMPNVNTIIINNAQNYGLSDLHQLRGRVGRSNRKAFCYLMVPPGRPLTPVARRRLQAIESFSDLGSGIHIAMQDLDIRGAGNLLGAEQSGFIADLGYETYQKILKEAVLELKTEEFADTFAQQEAESSQISGEETEYVSDCTIDTDLELMFPASYVAQESERIALYRELDGMESDKQVEDFEARLRDRFGPIPDVGKELIRIVPLRHAARTLGIEKIALKQGQMYLYFVGSENVAYYQSKAFGRILSYLQHNPKRCKIREVNGKRSFRIDEVTTVLQALDILKTMQAMPVS, encoded by the coding sequence GTGGAATTAAAAGAATTATGTGATATTTTCAACAACAAGGCACGAGTGGCAGCCATCAAGAAAATGCTTGCTGGCACGCGCAACCGTGTCGTGTCGATCGACGGCCTGGCCGGTTCGGCCTCGTCGATGCTTCTTGCCCGCATGCCACGTCTGGGCAGCCCCTATCTCATCGTGGCCAACGACCTCGACGAGGCCGGCTACATCTACAACGACTTGTGCCAAATCAACGGCGAGCAGCAGGTGCTCATCTTCCCGTCGGGCTACAAGCGCGACATCAAGTACGGTCAAGTCGACGCTCCCAGTGCCATCTTGCGTACCGAGGTGCTCAACCAGTGGTACTGCAACGATGAGTTGCGCTGCGTGGTGACCTACCCCGAGGCGCTTGCCGAGAAGGTGGCCTCGCGCCAGGTGATCGACAACACCACCATCACGCTGCAGGTGGGCGCCACCGTCGACCTCACCGAGACCAGCAAGCGGCTGCGCGAGTTTGGCTTCCAAGAGGTAGACTACGTGTACGAGCCCGGGCAATTCAGCGTGCGCGGCAGCATCCTCGACGTGTATAGCTACAGCAACGAGCTGCCCTACCGCATCGACTTCTTCGGCGACGAAATCGACAGTATACGCACCTTCAACGTGGAAACCCAGCTGAGCGACTCCCGCATCGAGAGCGTGTCGCTGGTCAACAGCAATGCCAGCGACATCGACAGCGGCACCTCGCTGCTCGAGTACATCCAGCCCGAGACGGTGCTCGCCTGCCGCGACGTGGAGTGGCTCAGGAGCCGCGTCAAGGCCATAAGCGAGGAAACGCTCTCGCAAAATGCCCTGGTGGCCGACGAGGGCGACCCCGAAGCCATGAAAAAGGTGGTCGACGTGCCTCGTTTCCTGGCCAGCCTCGACAGCTTCAGGCGCATCGACCTGGGCTATGGCGAGAGCGCCAGCAAGGCCGATGCACGGCTGCGCCTGCACTGCAGCCCGCAAGGCATATTCCACAAGAATTTCGACCTCATCAGCCAGTCGTTCAACGACTTCCTGGGCAAGGGCTACAAAATCATGATCTTGAGCGACTCGCCCAAGCAGATCGAGCGCCTGCGCGCCATCTTCGACGACCGCAACGACCACATCCAGTTCACCCCCGTCGACAAGACCCTGCACGAGGGCTTTGTCGACGACGACTTGAAGCTGTGTGTATTCACCGACCATCAAATCTTTGACCGCTTCCACAAGTACAGCCTCAAGAGCGACCGTGCCCGCAGCGGCAAGCTGGCCCTCTCCCTTAAGGAGCTCAACTCGATCGAGGTGGGCGACTACATCGTGCACGAAGACCACGGCATAGGCAAGTTTGGCGGCTTGGTGCGCACCAAGATCAACGGCACCATGCAGGAGATGATAAAGCTGGTGTATCTCAACGGCGACATCATCTTTGTCTCGATACACGCCCTGCACAAGCTCTCCAAGTACCGCGGAAAGGAGGGCGCGGAACCGCGTCTGAGCAAGCTGGGCAGCGGCGCCTGGAACAAGATGAAGTCGCGCACCAAGAGCAAGCTTAAGGACATCGCCCGCGACCTGATCAAGCTCTATGCCCAGCGCCGCGAGCAGAAGGGTTTCGCCTTCAGTCCCGACGGCTACCTGCAACAGGAGCTCGAGGCCTCGTTCATCTATGAGGACACCCCCGACCAGCTCAAGGCCACACAGGCCGTGAAAGCCGACATGGAGAAACCGCGGCCCATGGACCGGCTGGTGTGCGGCGATGTGGGCTTCGGCAAGACCGAGGTGGCCATCAGGGCGGCCTTCAAGGCGGCTGTCGACGGCAAGCAGACCGCCGTGCTCGTGCCCACTACCGTGCTCGCCTTCCAGCACTTCCGCACCTTCGGCGAGCGGCTCAAGGACTTTCCCGTCACCGTCGACTACCTGAGCCGCGCCCGCAAGCCCAAAGAGGTGAAACAGGTGCTTGCCGACCTGGCCTCGGGCAAAATCGACATCATCATAGGCACCCACAAGCTCATAGGCAAGCGGGTGAAATTTCACGACCTGGGGCTGCTCGTGGTCGACGAGGAGCAGAAGTTTGGCGTCGCCACCAAGGAGAAGCTCAAGCAGCTCAAGACCAACGTCGACACCCTGACCATGAGTGCCACCCCCATACCGCGCACCCTGCAATTCTCGCTCATGGGCGCCCGCGACCTGAGCGCCATCAACACCCCGCCGGCCAACCGCTACCCCATTCTCACCTCGGTCAACACGCTCGACGACGACATCGTGAGCGAGGCCATCAACTTCGAGCTCTCGCGCAACGGGCAGATATTCTTTGTTAACAACCGCATCGAGCAGCTGCCCACCCTCGAAAACATGATACACCGCGTGGTGCCCGACGCCCGGGTGGTGGTGGGCCACGGCCAGATGCCGCCCGAGGAGCTCGAGAAGCGCATCCTGGCCTTCAGCAACCACGAGTACGACGTGCTGCTCTCCACCACAATCATCGAGAGCGGCATCGACATGCCCAACGTGAACACCATCATCATCAACAATGCCCAGAACTACGGGCTGAGCGACCTGCACCAGCTGCGCGGCCGCGTGGGGCGCAGCAACCGCAAGGCCTTCTGCTACCTGATGGTGCCGCCTGGCCGGCCGCTCACGCCCGTGGCACGCCGGCGCCTGCAAGCCATCGAGAGCTTCAGCGACCTGGGATCGGGCATACACATCGCCATGCAAGACCTCGACATACGCGGTGCCGGCAACTTGCTGGGAGCCGAACAAAGCGGTTTCATCGCCGATTTGGGCTATGAAACCTACCAAAAGATATTGAAAGAGGCCGTACTGGAGCTGAAAACCGAGGAATTTGCCGATACTTTCGCCCAGCAAGAGGCCGAATCATCGCAGATTTCGGGCGAAGAAACCGAGTATGTGAGCGATTGCACCATCGATACCGACCTCGAGCTCATGTTCCCTGCAAGCTATGTGGCCCAGGAGAGCGAGCGCATAGCGCTCTACCGCGAGCTCGACGGCATGGAGAGCGACAAGCAGGTAGAAGACTTCGAGGCGCGGCTGCGCGACCGTTTTGGTCCCATTCCCGATGTGGGCAAAGAGCTCATACGCATTGTGCCGCTGCGCCATGCCGCACGCACCCTGGGCATCGAGAAAATCGCACTCAAGCAGGGTCAAATGTATCTCTATTTTGTGGGCAGCGAGAATGTGGCCTACTACCAGTCGAAGGCTTTCGGGCGCATCTTGAGCTACTTGCAGCACAATCCCAAGCGCTGCAAGATACGCGAAGTGAACGGCAAGCGCAGTTTCCGCATCGACGAGGTGACCACTGTGCTGCAGGCACTCGACATCCTCAAGACGATGCAAGCCATGCCCGTGAGCTGA
- a CDS encoding glycoside hydrolase family 97 protein, translating into MNRLHIITALAVAVACLFPSGSQAVETVSSPSGTIRLAFDVKGGGVPVYQVFFKNKTAIKESRLGLELDSENASHQFYESGSGSEHVDKSSLYNGFTLAKAETSTHDETWRPVWGEESSIRNHYNELAVTLNQAKNDRYIVIRFRVYDDGVGLRYEFPQQKNLNYFVIKEEHTQFAMTGDHMAWWIPGDYDTQEYEYTRSRLSQIRSLFDKAVTPNSSQHQFSKTGVQTSLQMKTDDGLYINLHEAALLDYSCMSLNLDDKNMIFESWLTPDAQGKKGYMQTPCHSPWRTIQIADDARDILASRLILNLNEPCKIEDTSWIHPVKYMGVWWEMITGKSTWSYTNAVNSVKLGITDYSKLQPNHTHGANNANVRRYIDFAAANGFDELLIEGWNEGWEDWFGNSKDYVFDFVTPYPDFDLKALNDYAHSKGIKLMMHHETSSSVRNYERHLDTAYTLMNRYGYDAVKSGYVGNIIPRGEYHYGQWMVNHYHYAVTEAAKHHIMVNGHEAVRPTGLCRTWPNMVGNESARGTEYQAFGGTQPGHTAILPFTRLQGGPMDYTPGIFEMDLSTFTSNKSKVLSTLCGQLALYVTLYSPLQMAADMPEHYEKYRDAFQFIKDVAVDWDKSLYLEAEPMEYITIARKAKNSDDWYVGNVTGKSDFNSTVALNFLDKGRQYEATIYADGPKANYLTNPQSYTVTRKKVNAKTVLKLHSVAGGGYAISIKPLK; encoded by the coding sequence ATGAACAGACTACACATTATCACAGCGCTGGCAGTTGCCGTGGCATGTCTCTTCCCGTCGGGCTCGCAAGCCGTCGAGACGGTGAGCTCGCCAAGCGGCACAATCAGGCTCGCCTTCGACGTCAAGGGCGGTGGCGTACCTGTGTATCAAGTGTTTTTCAAAAACAAGACGGCCATCAAGGAGAGCCGCCTGGGGCTGGAACTCGACAGCGAGAACGCCAGCCACCAGTTCTACGAGTCGGGCTCGGGCAGCGAGCATGTCGACAAGTCGTCGCTCTACAACGGCTTCACGCTGGCCAAGGCCGAGACATCGACCCACGACGAGACGTGGCGCCCCGTGTGGGGCGAGGAGAGCTCGATACGCAACCACTACAACGAGCTGGCCGTGACACTCAACCAGGCCAAAAACGACCGCTATATCGTGATACGCTTCCGCGTCTACGACGACGGCGTGGGCCTGCGCTACGAGTTCCCGCAGCAGAAGAACCTGAACTACTTTGTCATCAAGGAAGAGCACACCCAGTTTGCCATGACGGGCGACCACATGGCCTGGTGGATACCCGGCGACTACGACACCCAGGAATATGAGTACACCCGCAGCCGCCTGAGCCAGATACGCAGCCTCTTCGACAAGGCGGTGACGCCCAACAGCTCGCAGCACCAGTTCAGCAAGACCGGCGTGCAGACCTCGCTGCAGATGAAGACCGACGACGGGCTCTACATCAACCTGCACGAGGCCGCCCTGCTCGACTACTCGTGCATGAGCCTGAACCTCGACGACAAGAACATGATATTTGAGTCGTGGCTCACCCCCGACGCCCAGGGCAAGAAGGGCTACATGCAGACGCCCTGCCACTCGCCCTGGCGCACGATACAGATTGCCGACGACGCCCGCGACATCCTGGCCTCGCGCCTGATACTGAACCTGAACGAGCCTTGCAAGATTGAAGACACCAGCTGGATACACCCCGTGAAATACATGGGCGTGTGGTGGGAAATGATCACCGGCAAGAGCACATGGTCCTATACCAATGCCGTGAACAGCGTGAAACTGGGCATCACCGACTACAGCAAGCTCCAGCCCAACCACACCCACGGCGCCAACAATGCCAACGTGCGCCGCTACATCGACTTTGCCGCTGCCAACGGCTTCGACGAGCTCCTCATCGAGGGCTGGAACGAGGGCTGGGAAGACTGGTTTGGCAACAGCAAGGACTATGTGTTTGACTTTGTCACGCCCTACCCCGACTTCGACTTGAAGGCCCTCAACGACTATGCCCACAGCAAGGGCATCAAGCTCATGATGCACCACGAGACCTCGTCGAGCGTGCGCAACTACGAGCGCCATCTCGACACGGCCTACACCTTGATGAACCGCTACGGCTACGACGCCGTCAAGAGCGGCTATGTGGGCAACATCATTCCCCGCGGTGAGTACCACTACGGCCAGTGGATGGTCAACCACTACCACTATGCCGTGACCGAGGCTGCCAAGCACCACATCATGGTCAACGGCCACGAGGCCGTGCGCCCCACCGGCCTGTGCCGCACCTGGCCCAACATGGTGGGCAACGAGAGCGCCCGCGGCACCGAGTACCAGGCCTTTGGCGGCACCCAGCCCGGCCACACCGCCATTTTGCCGTTCACCCGGTTGCAAGGCGGCCCCATGGACTACACGCCCGGCATCTTTGAGATGGACCTGAGCACGTTTACAAGCAACAAGAGCAAGGTGCTGAGCACCCTGTGCGGCCAGCTGGCCCTCTACGTCACCCTCTACAGCCCGCTGCAGATGGCCGCCGACATGCCCGAGCACTACGAGAAATACCGCGACGCCTTCCAGTTTATCAAGGATGTTGCCGTCGACTGGGACAAGAGCCTCTATCTCGAGGCCGAGCCCATGGAATACATCACCATCGCCCGCAAGGCCAAGAACAGCGACGACTGGTATGTGGGCAACGTGACGGGCAAGAGCGACTTCAACTCGACCGTGGCCCTCAACTTCCTCGACAAGGGTCGCCAGTATGAGGCCACCATCTATGCCGACGGGCCCAAGGCCAACTACCTGACCAACCCGCAGAGCTACACCGTGACGCGCAAGAAGGTGAACGCCAAGACCGTGCTCAAGCTGCACTCGGTGGCCGGCGGCGGCTATGCCATAAGCATCAAGCCGCTGAAATAG
- a CDS encoding IS1380-like element IS612 family transposase, with protein MAKIQIKSEKLTPFGGIFSIMEKFDSMLSPVIDSTLGQRCSSIFGYQFSEIVRSLMSVYFCGGSCVEDVTSQLMRHLSYHPTLRTCSSDTILRAIKELTQENISYTSDQGKTYDFNTADKLNTLLINALVSTGELKEIEEYDVDFDHQFLETEKYDAKPTYKKFLGYRPGVYVIGDKIVYIENSDGNTNVRFHQADTHKRFFALLESQNIRVNRFRADCGSCSKEIVSEIEKHCKHFYIRANRCSSLYNDIFALRGWKTEEINGIQFELNSILVEKWEGKCYRLVIQRQRRNSGDLDLWEGEYTYRCILTNDYKSSTRDIVEFYNLRGGKERIFDDMNNGFGWSRLPKSFMAENTVFLLLTALIHNFYKTIMSRLDTKAFGLKKTSRIKAFVFRFISVPAKWIMTARQYVLNIYTENRAYAKPFKTEFG; from the coding sequence ATGGCAAAAATACAAATTAAATCTGAGAAACTCACACCTTTTGGAGGAATTTTTTCAATCATGGAGAAATTTGACTCCATGCTTTCACCCGTTATCGACTCAACACTGGGTCAGAGATGCAGCAGTATCTTCGGATATCAGTTCAGCGAGATAGTCCGTTCGCTGATGAGCGTTTATTTCTGTGGCGGCTCATGCGTGGAAGACGTAACGTCACAACTGATGCGCCATCTCTCGTATCATCCTACCCTTCGTACATGCAGCTCTGATACCATCCTCAGAGCCATCAAGGAACTGACACAGGAAAACATCTCCTATACTTCCGACCAAGGCAAGACCTATGATTTCAATACTGCAGACAAACTCAACACATTGCTTATAAACGCTTTGGTTTCTACAGGCGAGTTGAAGGAAATTGAGGAATACGATGTTGACTTTGACCATCAGTTCCTTGAAACGGAGAAGTATGATGCAAAACCGACCTACAAAAAGTTCCTCGGCTACAGGCCTGGCGTATATGTTATCGGTGACAAGATAGTCTATATCGAGAACAGCGATGGTAACACGAATGTGCGTTTTCATCAGGCAGACACCCATAAGAGATTCTTCGCTCTTCTGGAATCCCAGAACATCCGTGTAAATCGCTTCAGGGCAGACTGCGGTTCCTGCTCGAAGGAAATCGTCAGTGAGATAGAGAAGCATTGCAAACATTTCTACATCCGTGCCAACCGATGCAGTTCGCTCTACAATGACATCTTTGCTCTGAGAGGATGGAAGACGGAGGAGATTAACGGCATCCAGTTCGAACTCAATTCCATTCTCGTTGAGAAATGGGAAGGCAAGTGCTATCGTCTTGTCATCCAGAGACAAAGACGCAACAGTGGCGACCTTGACCTGTGGGAAGGCGAATACACTTACCGTTGTATTCTGACCAACGATTACAAGTCATCGACAAGGGACATTGTTGAATTCTACAATCTGCGTGGCGGCAAGGAACGTATCTTTGACGACATGAACAACGGATTCGGTTGGAGCAGGCTCCCCAAGTCATTCATGGCGGAGAATACTGTCTTTCTTCTGCTTACTGCATTGATACACAATTTCTACAAGACCATCATGAGCAGGCTTGACACCAAGGCTTTTGGGCTCAAGAAAACGAGTCGCATAAAGGCTTTTGTCTTCAGATTCATCTCCGTACCTGCCAAGTGGATCATGACTGCAAGGCAATACGTGCTGAATATCTACACAGAGAACCGAGCTTATGCAAAACCCTTCAAAACAGAATTCGGATAA
- the rimP gene encoding ribosome assembly cofactor RimP: MIDKQQLAQVINEALAGTGLFLVEVKVSSDNVIDVAIDSMGDVTIDDCVMVNDKVLAAFDRDKGEDYELTVGSYGIGEPFKVRQHYLKNVGGPVEVLTKAGVKLKGTLKDAGDNGFTLTVTQKVKPEGKKRPELVETDMSLAYDEIKYTKNIILKSATIIQYTIKGRFMSR; this comes from the coding sequence ATGATTGACAAGCAACAACTTGCTCAAGTGATAAACGAGGCCCTGGCCGGCACGGGGCTGTTTCTGGTCGAGGTGAAGGTGAGCAGCGACAATGTGATCGACGTGGCCATCGACAGCATGGGCGACGTGACCATCGACGACTGCGTGATGGTGAACGACAAGGTGCTGGCCGCATTTGACCGCGACAAGGGCGAGGACTATGAGCTCACCGTGGGCAGCTACGGCATAGGCGAGCCTTTCAAGGTGCGACAGCACTACCTCAAGAATGTGGGCGGCCCCGTCGAGGTGCTCACCAAGGCAGGTGTCAAGCTCAAGGGCACACTCAAGGACGCCGGCGACAACGGCTTCACCCTGACCGTGACCCAGAAGGTGAAACCCGAAGGCAAGAAGCGTCCCGAGCTGGTTGAGACCGACATGAGCCTGGCTTACGACGAAATAAAATACACTAAAAATATAATCCTAAAATCCGCAACTATCATCCAATACACGATTAAGGGTAGATTTATGAGTCGTTAG
- a CDS encoding alpha-1,2-fucosyltransferase: MNIVRINGTTAEQMFQYAFYLALHTHDDQARLDVPDGKWIQSLFRLPYFLKATPEQLARYGRGNLKSRLFSKFKKTDGIVFKEPEGWRYNKEIFDKTDTYFDGRWLSEQYFQTVATEIRDAFSVPARVLPEQSRKMVNMLSQGKAVSVHVHNPGSKSCTCTPDYYNWAIASVLASERQAHFYVFTTHVDWVRAHIDFQGAKHEIVGYPADKETSLLPYLYHASHHIVCNTLVSWWAAWLNANPDKIVVAPDKWLPGRETPPDLVPLYWSVVPTT, translated from the coding sequence ATGAATATCGTAAGAATCAACGGCACCACAGCCGAGCAAATGTTTCAGTATGCCTTCTACCTGGCCCTGCACACCCACGACGACCAGGCCCGCCTCGATGTGCCCGACGGCAAGTGGATACAGTCGCTGTTTCGCTTGCCCTATTTCTTGAAGGCCACGCCCGAGCAGCTGGCCCGCTACGGCCGCGGCAACCTCAAGAGCCGCCTTTTCTCAAAGTTCAAAAAGACCGATGGAATCGTCTTCAAGGAGCCCGAAGGCTGGCGCTACAACAAGGAAATATTCGATAAAACCGACACTTACTTCGATGGCCGCTGGCTGTCGGAGCAATACTTTCAGACTGTGGCTACCGAGATACGCGACGCCTTCTCGGTGCCTGCCAGGGTGCTGCCCGAGCAATCGCGCAAAATGGTGAACATGCTGAGCCAGGGCAAGGCCGTGAGCGTGCACGTGCACAACCCCGGCAGCAAGAGTTGCACCTGCACCCCCGACTACTACAACTGGGCCATTGCCAGTGTGCTGGCCAGCGAGCGGCAGGCCCACTTCTATGTGTTCACCACACATGTCGACTGGGTGAGGGCCCACATCGACTTTCAGGGTGCCAAGCACGAGATTGTGGGCTACCCGGCCGACAAAGAGACGTCGTTGCTGCCCTATCTGTACCATGCCAGCCATCACATCGTGTGCAACACACTTGTGAGCTGGTGGGCCGCCTGGCTCAATGCCAATCCCGATAAAATCGTCGTTGCCCCCGACAAGTGGCTGCCTGGCCGTGAGACACCTCCCGACCTCGTGCCTCTCTACTGGTCGGTTGTGCCCACTACTTAG